AGGCTAGGATCCCAAGAAAGTGTAAGAAGCAGGAGCACAGGGCCCTTGGCTCCCACCACCTTTCTCAGACTGATCTGGGCCTGCAGCCTCTTGGTTATTGATTAAGGAGATAAAAATAACTCTGGGCTGGCCTGGAACAGCCTCTCTTGGGGCTAAAATGACTGAATAAGGCCCTGTCTccaaggggtgggggagtgaggaggaaaagagagcagaacaaaggagaagattttttttttaaatcaatgaaaaagaatatgtgtgtgtatatattatatgactgaatcactatgctgtacaccagaaactaacacagcattgaaaatcaactatatgtcaatttaaaaaaacaaggagggtggatatagctcagtggtagagtgcatgcttagcatgcatgaggtcctgggttcaattaaaatgaatacataaataaataaacctaattacttccccaccaaacaaacaaaaaagagagagaaattaaagagggACCCAAAGGCTGGGAAGGGGATGAGAAAGGGGAAGGGTAGGTATAGAAAACAAGGGGGCAGGGCTTCAGGAGGAGCCTGCCAGCAAAGGGGTGACAATTCAAAATGAAAGGCTTAAAAGGTGGGTGGCTGTGTTCTGGTTGGGGAGGTGGCTGGGATGAAAACAAGAGCTGCCTACACGTGTTCAGCACTGAATCAACCCTAGACAGAGCCCttacttattttctctcatttaatcttagCAACAACCCCTTGTGAGGCAAATGCAACCttgttcccatttcacaaatgagatgctgaggctcagagaggtgctgtcactggcccaaggtcacacagtgtaTCTGACCTGACAGCATACTCATCTAAACTATGGGGACTCTGGCCAGAATATGGGCAGGGAGATTTGATGGACGGAGGAGTGGAGCCTAGCTAGGACTGTGtgtcccccaccagcccccaacTCCTGGGGTTAAGGGCTAAGGAGAAACAAGCCTATAGGCAGTTAGTGACAGAGCCAAAGTCCCTTTGGCTACATCCCCCAATTGAGTCAAGGGCCCCTTGGGCTACATCACAGGGCCTTGGAGGAGGGGCCAAGTTGGCCCCAGGAAGCCCTGTTGGGTAGAGGCATCAGAGtcctcccaggggccccagggaagAGGTTCAGGCTCCGGTCACAGCAAAAGGCCCAGGCACTCTGGGCTTTCTGTCTCCTGGCAACAGTTGGTCTCCCCAAGGAAGGCACCTCCAGCAAAGCCCCAAGTCTCCAGAAGAGCCCGGTGAGGGCAGTGAGGAGGGGCGGGCAGAGGGACCACAGGTGAGTCTCTCTCTGTTGGTGCTACTGGGCAGTGGACCCAGAGATCTgctaccttcccccaccccaggttcACACCCTCTCCCTTTGGGCCCCAGACTGCATCCCTGCAGGTACACACAGGTGCTCCTGAGCAGGTACCCTCTGGCATAGGCAGCTGTGGCTCCTGGGCTCCTTCCttgccctctcccagcccttgAGCCACATTGGAGTTGGGGGAATGGGGTTGGAAAAATGATCAAATCCAGctggctgaggggtggggctCTAAAGGGTGGGGTCCCGGAGGGTgggcaggcagagggtggggacagggctgcCAGCACAGGAGGAAACTGCTCCTGCCCCAGTGCCCTTGGCAGACCCCTtggctgccccaccccaccccctcagcgCCAAGCCGAGAGCCTTACAGGCTTGGCTGCACCAGGTGGCGCTGTCCTCCTTgaagcccctctccctgccctgtagAATGCAGCAGAACCAGGGTTTAGAAAGGGACAGAGCTGCACTTACCTGACAGGGGAGATACTACGATCACAAAGTAAATCTTATCCATTTTACTCCAGATGTGCtatttccccaaatgtgggaaacCTGACTGCATAATGTGTGGTAGTGGGGGATGGTGGTTAACATCttcccctggaaaaaaaaacaaaaaacaaaaaagaaagggacAGGGCTGTTATTCAGAAAAGAGCACAGGCACAGAAGTACTGCCTGTGGAAACAGTGAAATGCACATGTCCTATCGGTAAATAGCCATCTCCCTGAATCCTCCGTTAGTGCCCCCAAGCAGCCCAGGACACGCCAGACTTCCCAGATCCATCAACTAAACAACAGAAGGGTCTGTGCCCTGGGCCCCCAAAGCAAACCAGGCTCCCCAGTCCTACACGGGTTGAACTAACCTCCAAATCCAGGCCACAGAGCTTACACTGGAAAGATCTCTGGGCTTTGAATCAGGCAGATCAGGCTCAGGCTGTCTCTGACACCTCCTTTcgtctcttcccctctctgggctgcagtaAAGCAGGTATGGGGGGTGGTTTAGACAGTTTCTAAGGATCCTTATTGCCACTTTTACTGGCCTGTGATTGCCTGATTTCACACATAtactctctcactctctctctctctgtctctaatcTACACAGAATTGCCTTTTCTTATCTCTCCCTGCAGAATTGACCCATGACCTGGAGATAAGAGAGGCCCAATCTCACCAGCAAGGTAAGAGGACAACTGGTGGGGAAGCACCCACAGGTCACCTTTTCCCCACCACTTAGCAGGACCCAAGCCTTCTCCATACCTAGCCCTGACTTGGGGCAGGCACTCCTCAGCTTGTTGAGTGAGTACAGGATATCAGCCCCACTTGCCCACTCAGCTGGGTGACCTTGTGCAGTGAACAACCTGTGCCACCATACATAGTGCCCTGTATCCATGTCTCTGTCCAAAGTGGGAAAATGAAAGCAGGAAGATGGTGTCCAGAAAGTCCATGTGGttgacttcattcctttctgtggcCCACCTCCCCAGTACTTCTTATCCTTCTCATGGTCACTGTGAGTGTCAAGATGCAACAAGATGGCACTATGGGGTCCTTGACTCCAAGGAACTTAGCctagaggagaagaaaagagccaCGTGCACATAAGcaaattcttcattttacaaaagcatGACTTCTTGCCATTGTAACAATTCTACTAAAGCATTTGTTTACAGATTATTACTTCACCCATAaaatggggagtggggtggggagatggtGTTCAATGGGTAgagggtttcagttttgcaagatgaaaaatttctagagatctgttgcacaaaAATGAGTTTATTGACACTACTGTACACTTAACActtgttaagatggtaaatttggTTATTTGGCTTCTTGccataattaattttttcaaatcagGGGGTTGCATGGTTGAGATCTTAATCTCCAGATTATACAATCTCTCAAAACTAGGACTGGGTATTACCCATTGTCTCCCAGTGCAAGACATGTTACCTGACATGGAGAGGGACTCTGGAAATGCTTGAAGTAAAATGAATCACAAAAATAGTCTTTCTTGGTCAGGAGTGTTTTAAGAAAGGACTCCCGGATACTGATGTGCTGCTTATAATCAACAGCTACATGACCAAGAGCTAGGCATGGGAAAGGCTGGAAGTTTAAGGTTAAGGTAAAATGTTAGGAGCCCTGCAAattgctttgtattttcatgCATAAAGATCCTTATGGACTTGGACCTAATACTGCCCACTTCTTTAAGTGGTGATCATGGGCAACCTCTTGGTGCCTAGGTGCTTGGAGGAGGGGGACACacaccccagaccccaggccagAAGCATTCTGTGACAATAGTAGCTTTTATTCCACCTACTGTTCTTCCTCTGAAAGGGTTTTTGGGGTCATTTGGGCTCAAGGTACTACCCCAGTGTCCTGgattttatcttctctctcaGTGGGCTTAAGAGCTCTCTTtctttgtcctctttttcttttcatatcctttccAGAGTCACCTTTTACCTACCTTTTGCCACCTTTGTGCTACCGGTGTCCCCATACTCACTCACATGTGCCAATCCTGGGATACGATCCCTGCTGAAATGGAGCATATGATCCAGGAGGCAGAGGTCCTCAGCTCTGGGGgtacattagaatcaccagggaaagaaaaaaagttgaaaaaagaaagaaaaataaaatcaccaggGAAGATTTAAGAAGTACCAGTTCCCAGGTCCAATCCCAGAGAGTCTGATTTAGTTGGTCTTCGGTACGGTCTaggaactattttttaaagttctcttggTGATTTCAATGTACATCCAGGGTTGAAACCCAAGGCAGTGGGCAAAGGCAaacaataaacaattaaaaagaaaaaaaaaaatcacaaaatgtaataaatgctCTCTCTGTGAAAGAAACTAGGTTCACAGCACACTgactcccctttcctccccacacTTCCAGTTTTCAGTCCTTTGTTATTGTATGTCTCTCCTGCCACAAGGCTTTTGCACAAGTCCTACCCTCTGTCCAAAGCACCCTTCTCTACCCTGTCCACTACTTAACTCCTACTCATCTGTTAGATCCTTACCCAAGTCTCTCCTCTGCTGAGAAGCCTCCCCTGATTAGGTCAGTCTCTTGTTACAGTGTCCTATTGGCACGTGTCACAGATGCAGCCTCACATTCTTTATTATGTACCATACCTCTCCCACTATGTTGCTGTGAGCTTTGGGAGAAATGTTTTAGTATCCACCGTACCCACAATGCCTAACACAGTGCACACAGGgctcaacagcaacaacaacaaaaagtcgtAGAGTGAATAAATCGTCAAGGAAGGCTTCGCACTGAAGAGTTAGAGAAGTGGCCAAGCAGAGACTAGGACAGGCGCCAGGGCCCCAGGAGGGAAAAGACGGGCCGCGTAGCCGGCGCGTGGGGAGTGAGGGCGGGCGCAGCAAGCAGGACACGCAGTCGAGGAGGTGCGGGGCTTTGCCCCGAGGATCCGAGAGCTTTGCAGGTCCGGCCAGGCGGGGGGACCCTCActctccccgcctctccccttcccagagtTGGAGTCCCGGGAGCTGGAGAGCAAGTGCCGCGCGCTGGAGTCGCAGttggcggcgcgggcggcggccaACGCGGAGCTGCGGCGGGAGGTGGCGCAGCGCGAGGCGCTGGTGTCGGCGCTGCGCTGCAGCCTGCGCGCGGAGGAGCGCcgcttcctggaggagctgcgTCGCCGCAGCCACCGCGCCACCGTGCTGGGCACCGAGCTGCAGAAGCACACCGAGGCGGCCGCCTACCTCTCCTGCCAGCTGCACGCGGCGCGCCAGAAACTGCAGACTCCGCGACCAGGGCCtggcgctgccgccgccgccgagccCCGGATCCGCCGGCGTGCACAGCGAGCCCGCCGCCCGCCTGCCGCCGAGGCCGCCGCCAAGGGCCCGGGCCGGGACTGGGCCGCCTGGGAGCGCGCGGCCGGCGCCCCGGACGACCCCGACGCCATGCCCGACCCCGCGCTCTTCCTCTACGCCCGGAGGCCCCCGCGGCCCAGCGGCCGCAGCCCGCGCCAGCCGCCTCCCCAGGAGCCCCCGGACCAAGCCGACCCTACGGCCGCGCCCAGCCCTCCCAGTGCGCCCGCGGACCCCGAGTAGGTGCGGGGTCGGCGGGGCGGAAAGCGGGGGAAGACCGGCCCGGCCCCGGGCTTGGAACACAGCTCGGGCCGCCCAGGCGGGTCCCGGGGTCCAAGGGACCAGGCCCctccccggggggggggggcggaggcGACCTCTGCTCCTTCATCCCTTCCAGCCGCCCCCTCCTTTTATATTTCCCGACGTGGCCGAAGCTTCGAGTTCTCCCCTTCCGCCGCCGAGGAGCTCCTCCGCGGGGCCCAGCGAATGCACGGTTTTTCAGGGAGAGGACTCGCAGTACTGATCCTTTTCAGGTCCCCACCCTGCcactgggaggggaaggggcgagGGTCACGCCCTACCCCGGGGAAGCCGACAATCGTTTGGCAGGAGGGGGAAGGCTGGACTGGCCTACGGAAAGAAACCAGAGTGGCGCTTAGCATCCTTAGGCCTTCCAGCTTCCCGCTGCGGCCTCCCTCAGCCCCGCACGGCTGCCCTTCCCGCCGAGCCTTCCTCCGAGGGAAGGCTCAGGCTGGGGACTAGAGGCTGGACCATTTCCTCGGAAGCCGCTTCTTTCCCCCATCCCACTGATAGGTCCTTACTGGTGTGCACGGAACACTTTAGAAGACGCCTCCTCCAGAGCCTCTGGTGGGGAAAGTGTGGACTGACGAAAGTTTGAATTTCTAGAGGTTAGCACCCATAGACCCTTGGAGAGGGTTATAGAATGGGTTTGGTGGCAGATCCTGGTCTAGAGCTGTCTCCAGCTCAGTTCTTCCCCAGGATGCCGACCTAGATATTTAGACTCCTGGGACACTCCGGAGTCGGACTGCCAGGTCAGGCTTATGGAAAGGCAGAAACTGCCTTCAGGAGGTAGCTGGGAATTTGAAGGCTGCCCTGGGAGTTTTCCTAGGTCTGTTTATTGGTGCTAATTTTGCCCAGCTTCCTAATTAGCTGGCTGCACCCAGAGGCGGGAAGAAGGGCCCGGCTTCTTGGAAGTGGCGGTTGTTGATAGAGAGTTGAGTTTGCTCTCTATCAAACTCAACTCTGGGGACGGTGGGAACCCACGTTAGACCCCCAATCCTATCAGACCTGACAGTGGCGGGGTGCTCAGTGCCCTCTGTCTAGGTTGGCGAGGGTTGAAATGAAGAGGGCCACCCCACCTCCTAACGCGTTTCTCCCTAGCTCCCCCTCACGACCAGAGGCAGGAAGTTCAACTTCGGACTCTAGCCTAGAAAGACAAACCCCTAGAAGCCTGCCGCCTCATGCCATCCCTCCTCTGTCGGTCCTGCATCAAGTCCTAAGTGCCTGTGAGGTCTTCCAGGGGCTGCCGAGGGAGGacatggggcagggagaggccttTACCTCACTCCAAAACACCCCATCCTGGCAGGTCCTGACCTTGGCTGAGGCCAAGCCTTCTGTTTGTCACCCAGGGATCCCGGAGGTCTTTAGGGGTGATGAACCCTTTTCCCATCATGGCCCCACGAAGAAGAGGGCGGATAGATACCTAATTTTACCCTCTTTCACTGTGTATGTTAGAGGGAGCAGGAAACTGGCAAGCacactccccacccacccaaacATGCAGGGCCCTCCCAGCTGACCGCACCCAGAACCCCTGGGACCACTGAGCAATAACCAGGCCTGGTCTAGGTGTGCAGCCACTGGAAGGCCAGCAGCCAAGGTGTGGGCATCCTTGGGACAGACAGTGCTGTCCAGCTTCACTTGGGCCACAGTAGTGGCCTAGGATCCTTGCTCTGCCTGCTCccgcctctgccctccccacccacccagtctCTGTGGTTGTGCCTCTGCCCTCTGTCTCCCCTCAAATGTGGGTGACTCACTCTATCCCTCAACCTATAGCCCTCCCTTTCAGAACGTGTCTGAGTGAGGAAGCCTCTGTCCGTTCTTGGTTGCACTCACTTGAAGGGGCCCAGAGGactgtgggaaggagggaaaggcgGTCTTTCTGGAGGCACCCACCCAGACCCTTATCTTCTGCAATCATACTTTTGGGGTGAACAGGGTGACTTTGTTATGTCAGTTCTTCTAAAGAGATGGTGAAGTACtttatccacccacccacccactaaAAGCCATAGCTAtgcctgcctggcctcccccagCTCTATAGCAATagccctcttccctctttcctcctgagTACCTAAGGTGGCTgactgggccccacccccaccccccgcagacCCCATGGATCTTCCGGTggcctgcctgtctctccctaAGTGACCCTATCAacacctcccacctcctggttCTCTTCCAGCAATCAGAGATGATGACACTTAATTGTTTGTGGGGTGTGCTTGGAGATCCTCCAGATGAAAGGTCCTGAGTGCTGACTTGCTGACTCTCAGCTAAGTTGTTGGGGTCTCTGGGAAAGGAAGTAAGGCAGCCAGCCCTCCCCCAAGCTGGAGGAGGGGCCAAAGCAGATACAGGGTTCCAATTCCCCTTCCCCATGCCTCTCCTGGAAATAATGGACAAGAGACTTtcctcctcccatctgcccctggGTTTGGAACAGAACCCTCAGTGCAGCAGACTAAGACTGGGAGTCAGCAGCCTGCCCTTGACCTCAGTGCTCCAAAACTCCTCAGCCTTACCCTCAGCTTCTGGCCCTCCCCCTTTCCTggcatgggggctccaccctgcCAAAGGAAAGACCCCTTCCCATGAGCCCCTGAAACCTTTGGGTGACTAGAAGGGAAAGGATTgtttctcctccccacctctcccctctcctctgctgcAGAATCCCTATGGGGAGAGGGGCGGGTTGACATGGACACTCAGGGGCCCTAGTTGGAGTCAAGAAGGAGAGCTTCAAGTGGCGACCTCTCCAGGTTCCAGAAGCCAGCCAGGGACCCACAGGCAATGCAGCATGAGGCTCTCTACCCCGCTCCCCCATATCCCACCCACAGTGGCTGGCAGTTTGGGGAACCAGCCCAGGGCTGAAATGGGGTAGCCCTTCCCCAAACAAGCAGCAGAAGAGAGGCCTCCCTGGTGGAAAAGAAGAAGGCCAAGAGGGGGTGGAGCAGCATCTCCTCATTGTGGGGAGCTGGGGATCTCTCAGCATCCTCTTGCTGAGGTGCCAACCTTGAATGTGGGACATGCAAGGCTGCAGAAGCACCTGGCAGGAGCCCCATGGGCACGGCAGAGGAATTCTGCTCCAAGTTCTCTGTTGGCTGCGCTTTTTAATCCAATGCTTTTCAGAGTGTATTCACTCACCCACAGAAATAGAGCCCTGTGCTTTAGGGGTGACTGTCATATGCcttattcttaataaaatatcGAAAAACACAAGTCAGACTTTTTCTCTGTGGGCACTCTGTCCCCCACCCGCCCCGCACTCACCCTCCATCCCTGCAGGTCcgtggagaggatgtggaggagacCGAGAATGGTTTGGGAGTTAGCCAGTGGGTTGGGTGAGACTGGGAGCTGATACTCTGGAGTCCCCTCAGTCGCTATTCCTCACATAAGGCACAAGGCTTTCATCTGAGATGTCCTGAGGCTCAGGCTAGCCCTacccctctctccctgccaccAAAacgcaaatgaacaaacaaaaccttggATCAAAGGCTCCTGGCTATGGTTGGCAGGGATGGATTGGAAGGACTCCATGCCTGAAATTGCACGTTGTTCTGGCCCAGAAGGAATCTGGGATTCTGGGCATCTTTGGCCATGCTGGTTCTCCTTCTCTGACACCCACCTCCATCAGAGAAGAGCCCTAATCTTATCTTCTACTAATGAGGGCTGTCCTGGGACTGCAGTTTGGGAGCTCAGCATACCCAGCACCTTCAAGCTTATACATTTTCAGTGTAGGTCTGTGTTGTGGATGGCTCTAGGAGAAAAAGCAGCAGCTCTGCATTCTAAGGATGCAGGGGATAGATTGGTTTTGCCTGCAACATTTCTTCTGATAATAGGACCCATCACTTCCTTTTGGGCAACAGCCTTCTCCATCTCAGTCCATGTGTTGGGGGAGCTGACCCTGCCCTTGTGACCTAGGTAAGGCAGGTCACACTGATTGGGTTGGAGATGGGCATGTGACTCAGCCTGACTCAATGAGAATCCATGTCAGCACTTTTACTGGAACCATTCATTTAACAGACCAACTTAGGTGCTAGAGATGCAGCAGAGAACCAACCAGGACTATTGAAGGACAAATTCTTAGGTTGCTAAAATGGCAGAATATCAGCCTGGAGATCTAGCAGGACTTTTGCTACCAccaggagagatggagacagtTCCTGATAATTAAGCTGCCTGGATCTAGCTATACCTGTAGCCCATATACCTTTGCCCTTTTCAGTTGTACAACCCAATAAGCCCCTCtcccacttttgtttttaaatggtcaGCATTAATTTGTGGGgcttttctacttttattttttaactaaatttagATTTGAAGAAAAGTTGTAATAATAATACAGAGTTCTCTCACCCAGCTTCTCCTATGTTAACATCTGAATTTATCATAGTACAATTATCCAAACCAAGAAATGAACATTCGTACATGGCTGTTAACTAAACCACAGACCTTATTTGAATTTCATCAGGTTTTCCACTAGGGTCCTTCCAGGAGCCTATCCAGGGTCCCATTGCATTTAGTTATTTTTCGTTCGTCTCCTCCAATCTGTgacacacttttatttctttatttcttttttttttttttatgaggaggaggtaatttagtttatttatttatttgtatttggaggaggtactgggaattgaacccaggacctcatgcatgttaagcattcactctaccacttgagctataccctctctccaTGACAtacttttaaaagccattttgaGTTGGGTTTTAGTGCCTTGCTAACCCCACGAGTCCTGACAATGTCCAAGAGAAAACAGTCAGTGGGGGAGAAACAAGTGGGCCCCAACTAATAATGTAcattgattaaaatatttgcagaGCTCAAGGGAAAGAGTGACCACTTCCAGCTGCCAGGACTAGGAAGCAGTTGAACAGACACAATGGTATCTGAGCTTGATTTTGTAGACCTGGGATGGCTCCCGCCTCTTTTCCCAAGATGCTTCTCCCACAGAAGTTGGCATTGAGAAAAggtaagtgacttgttcaaggtcacatagtgAAGGAGTCAAGAATGGAGATAGACTTGAA
The sequence above is a segment of the Camelus ferus isolate YT-003-E chromosome 16, BCGSAC_Cfer_1.0, whole genome shotgun sequence genome. Coding sequences within it:
- the CCDC92B gene encoding coiled-coil domain containing 92B gives rise to the protein MDTVSLEHQIQSVQRHISFLKKEQMALLRDLHLEILRLQKRCSELTHDLEIREAQSHQQELESRELESKCRALESQLAARAAANAELRREVAQREALVSALRCSLRAEERRFLEELRRRSHRATVLGTELQKHTEAAAYLSCQLHAARQKLQTPRPGPGAAAAAEPRIRRRAQRARRPPAAEAAAKGPGRDWAAWERAAGAPDDPDAMPDPALFLYARRPPRPSGRSPRQPPPQEPPDQADPTAAPSPPSAPADPE